One segment of Opitutus sp. ER46 DNA contains the following:
- a CDS encoding YebC/PmpR family DNA-binding transcriptional regulator, with translation MAGHNKWSKVKRLKAVTDSRKGKVFSRLSRDITLAAKAGGGDPEGNARLRTLVLKARDANMPADNVDRAIKKGTGELPGVVYEEITYEGYGPGGVAFMVKVTTDNKQRAAQDVRAAFAHHGGNLASSGAVAFQFLYAGQFLIAPDRTTEDALMEIALDAGADDVIASEQGFEVRCPVNAFDRVAQALEQKGIKPENAEVAYIPTTTVPVTDLNVAKSILKLQNALEEIDDVQTLFSNEEIADELAAAAQ, from the coding sequence ATGGCCGGCCATAACAAGTGGTCCAAAGTAAAGCGGCTCAAGGCCGTCACCGATTCCCGCAAGGGCAAGGTGTTCTCGCGGCTTTCCCGCGACATCACCCTGGCCGCCAAGGCGGGCGGCGGCGATCCCGAGGGCAACGCCCGCCTGCGCACGCTCGTGCTCAAGGCCCGCGATGCCAACATGCCGGCCGACAACGTCGACCGCGCGATCAAGAAGGGCACCGGCGAGCTCCCGGGCGTGGTGTATGAGGAAATCACGTACGAGGGCTACGGCCCCGGCGGCGTGGCCTTCATGGTCAAGGTGACGACCGACAACAAGCAGCGCGCCGCCCAGGACGTGCGTGCCGCCTTCGCCCACCACGGCGGCAATCTCGCCAGCTCCGGCGCGGTGGCCTTCCAGTTCCTTTACGCCGGCCAGTTCCTCATCGCGCCGGACCGCACCACCGAGGACGCCCTGATGGAAATCGCCCTCGATGCCGGCGCCGACGACGTCATCGCCAGCGAGCAGGGCTTCGAGGTGCGCTGCCCCGTGAACGCCTTCGACCGGGTTGCCCAGGCCCTCGAGCAGAAGGGCATCAAGCCCGAGAACGCCGAGGTCGCCTACATCCCGACCACCACCGTCCCGGTCACCGATCTCAACGTGGCGAAGAGCATCCTCAAGCTGCAGAACGCCCTCGAGGAAATCGATGACGTGCAGACGCTCTTTTCCAACGAAGAGATCGCCGACGAACTCGCCGCGGCCGCCCAGTAA
- a CDS encoding DUF2892 domain-containing protein, translated as MTTDSFIRVLAGTFVLLGTGLAWLVSPWWLLLPAFVGLNLIQSAFTGFCPPTLVLEKLGWVDQNRVIHWGGRPATH; from the coding sequence ATGACCACCGATTCCTTCATCCGCGTTCTCGCCGGCACCTTCGTGCTCCTCGGCACCGGCCTTGCCTGGCTCGTCAGCCCCTGGTGGCTGCTTCTCCCCGCCTTCGTCGGCCTCAACCTCATCCAATCCGCCTTCACCGGCTTCTGCCCGCCCACCCTCGTGCTTGAGAAGCTCGGCTGGGTGGACCAGAACCGGGTCATCCACTGGGGCGGCCGGCCCGCCACCCACTAA
- a CDS encoding TolC family protein: MTAATLPRTLTFLAVFAPASLLAAPWTLERAVTTALEHSPDARVAQARIDAAQALVTQAQAAWLPQLSLSSRYTATNSSMPAFGSILNQRAFSFGLDFNHPGQIDNLNATGTLAYNLYSGGRASAGRHAARAGVEAASSDLQATRHQLAAAVVKAALNLQKAREAVVALEGGVRAYEAAVTVARARFEAGQLLKADFLSLEVQLAQTREALASARHSAALAARGFHFVLGLEPTEEPVEFVADDPALAQLSAPATADFSRRPELDAMQARVRAAEAMVTAARGGHRPTVNAFASYQYDQGWKLDRHADGWLAGLAVDVAVFDGGQTSGRVRQASAELAQAREMLRKLTLGISLEVEQARLAHADAVERRDVTAQAVAQAEESAALSRARFERESLLGADLIGAESRLLEARLRRTVALADERIALVDLRRALGLDPLGTSAAITTR, from the coding sequence ATGACCGCTGCCACCCTGCCCCGCACCCTCACCTTCCTCGCCGTGTTCGCGCCGGCCAGCCTCCTCGCCGCGCCCTGGACGCTCGAACGGGCCGTGACCACCGCCCTGGAGCACAGCCCCGACGCCCGGGTGGCCCAGGCGCGCATCGACGCCGCCCAGGCCCTGGTCACACAGGCCCAGGCGGCCTGGCTCCCGCAGCTCTCCCTCTCCAGCCGCTACACCGCGACCAACAGCTCGATGCCCGCCTTCGGCTCCATCCTGAACCAGCGCGCATTCAGCTTTGGCCTCGATTTCAACCACCCCGGTCAGATCGACAACCTCAACGCCACGGGCACGCTCGCCTACAACCTTTACAGCGGCGGCCGCGCCTCCGCGGGGCGCCACGCCGCCCGCGCCGGCGTCGAGGCCGCCAGCTCAGACCTGCAGGCCACCCGGCACCAACTGGCCGCCGCCGTCGTCAAGGCCGCCCTCAACCTCCAGAAGGCCCGCGAAGCCGTCGTCGCCCTCGAAGGCGGCGTCCGCGCCTACGAAGCCGCCGTCACAGTCGCCCGCGCCCGCTTCGAGGCCGGCCAGTTGCTCAAGGCCGACTTCCTCAGCCTCGAGGTCCAGCTCGCCCAGACCCGCGAGGCGCTCGCCAGCGCCCGCCACAGCGCCGCCCTCGCCGCCCGCGGTTTCCATTTCGTCCTCGGACTCGAGCCAACCGAGGAGCCCGTCGAGTTCGTGGCGGACGATCCGGCGCTCGCCCAACTAAGCGCTCCCGCCACCGCCGATTTCTCCCGCCGCCCGGAACTCGACGCCATGCAGGCCCGCGTGCGCGCCGCCGAGGCGATGGTCACCGCCGCCCGCGGCGGTCACCGCCCCACGGTCAACGCCTTTGCCAGCTACCAGTATGATCAGGGCTGGAAACTCGATCGCCACGCCGACGGCTGGCTCGCCGGCCTCGCGGTGGATGTGGCGGTGTTCGACGGCGGACAAACCTCCGGCCGCGTCCGCCAAGCCAGCGCCGAGCTCGCCCAAGCCAGGGAAATGCTCCGCAAACTCACCCTCGGCATCAGCCTCGAGGTCGAGCAGGCCCGCCTCGCGCATGCCGACGCCGTCGAGCGCCGCGACGTCACCGCCCAGGCCGTCGCGCAGGCTGAGGAAAGCGCCGCCCTGAGTCGCGCCCGCTTTGAACGGGAATCCCTCCTGGGGGCCGACCTCATCGGCGCCGAGAGCCGCCTCCTCGAGGCCCGGCTCCGCCGCACCGTCGCCCTCGCCGACGAGCGCATCGCCCTCGTCGACCTGCGCCGCGCCCTCGGGCTCGACCCCCTCGGCACGAGCGCCGCCATCACCACCCGCTGA
- a CDS encoding thioredoxin family protein — translation MKPLSLFRWLLLGAVLAVGLRAAEQPAPVALPRLVDLGSGKCVPCRMMTPILEELRRDHASSFEVIFIDIGQDRTAAKTHGIRVIPTQIFYDAAGKERFRHEGFMPKADILAKFRELGVALKPEAGAKAK, via the coding sequence ATGAAACCGCTATCGCTTTTCCGCTGGCTGCTGCTGGGTGCCGTCCTGGCAGTCGGTCTACGCGCCGCCGAACAGCCCGCTCCCGTCGCGCTCCCCCGGCTCGTCGATCTCGGCTCGGGCAAATGCGTCCCGTGCCGCATGATGACCCCGATCCTCGAGGAGCTCCGCCGGGACCATGCGTCCTCGTTTGAGGTGATCTTCATCGACATCGGCCAGGATCGTACCGCCGCCAAGACCCACGGCATCCGCGTCATCCCCACCCAGATTTTCTACGACGCCGCGGGCAAGGAACGCTTCCGCCACGAGGGCTTCATGCCGAAGGCCGACATCCTCGCGAAGTTCCGCGAACTCGGTGTCGCCCTGAAGCCGGAGGCCGGCGCGAAGGCGAAATAG
- a CDS encoding efflux RND transporter periplasmic adaptor subunit, translated as MNRLLLLSSLTLTAALVGCSRHEPAQATKASLPAARVQLAAVRAESLPDETEVTGTVRPLQRAQLAAKIMGAIEEFPVTLGQSVKRGDLLLRISAAEIAARVAQAQSQLNAARRDLERERSLLTKGASTTDMVRGLEDRFAGAEAMVREAETMRGYTEIRAPFDGVIARKLANAGDLAAPGLPLLELEGTATFVVEVAIPDSLAGALKPDAVLSIAIPADNTRFDGRIAEISSAADPLAHAVFAKVTVPAGIAVRSGQFARVAVPGATINTLTVPASAVTQVGQMQRVFVVGAENRATLRLVKTGATRGDRVEILAGVDANESVVAAAPAGLREGQPLEIAR; from the coding sequence ATGAACCGTCTCCTGCTCCTTTCCAGCCTCACCCTCACCGCCGCGCTCGTGGGTTGCTCCCGGCACGAGCCCGCCCAGGCCACCAAGGCGTCCCTGCCCGCCGCACGCGTCCAGCTCGCCGCCGTCCGGGCCGAATCCCTCCCCGACGAGACCGAGGTCACCGGCACCGTCCGCCCGCTCCAGCGCGCGCAACTCGCCGCCAAGATCATGGGCGCCATCGAGGAATTCCCGGTCACGCTCGGCCAGTCCGTCAAACGCGGCGACCTTCTGCTGCGGATCAGCGCCGCCGAGATTGCCGCCCGCGTCGCCCAGGCCCAGTCCCAGCTCAACGCCGCCCGCCGTGATCTCGAACGTGAGCGCAGCCTCCTCACCAAGGGCGCCAGCACGACCGACATGGTCCGCGGCCTCGAGGACCGTTTCGCCGGCGCCGAGGCCATGGTGCGCGAGGCCGAGACGATGCGTGGCTACACCGAGATTCGCGCCCCGTTCGATGGCGTGATCGCCCGCAAGCTGGCCAACGCCGGCGACCTCGCCGCCCCGGGTCTCCCGCTGCTGGAGCTCGAGGGTACCGCCACCTTCGTCGTCGAGGTGGCCATCCCCGACTCCCTCGCCGGCGCGCTCAAGCCTGACGCCGTGCTCTCCATCGCCATTCCCGCGGACAACACCCGCTTTGACGGCCGCATCGCCGAAATCTCCTCGGCCGCCGACCCGCTGGCGCACGCCGTGTTCGCCAAAGTCACGGTCCCTGCCGGCATCGCGGTCCGCTCCGGCCAGTTTGCCCGGGTCGCCGTCCCCGGCGCCACGATCAACACGCTCACCGTTCCGGCATCGGCCGTCACGCAGGTTGGTCAAATGCAGCGCGTCTTCGTGGTCGGCGCCGAGAACCGCGCCACGCTCCGGCTCGTGAAAACCGGTGCCACCCGCGGCGATCGGGTCGAGATCCTCGCCGGGGTCGACGCCAACGAATCCGTCGTCGCGGCCGCCCCCGCCGGTCTCCGCGAAGGCCAGCCGCTCGAAATCGCCCGCTAA
- a CDS encoding metalloregulator ArsR/SmtB family transcription factor — MPPKGSRHLNAEALDLVARRFAVLAEPMRLRLVHALFEAEKSVNTLVAETGGTQANISRHLQTLANAGVLTRRKEGLQVFYAIGDPSVYKLCDLVCGSLEKQLAKQAGSLGGGGRAVA, encoded by the coding sequence ATGCCTCCGAAAGGATCCCGTCATCTCAACGCCGAAGCCCTCGACTTGGTGGCCCGGCGCTTTGCCGTTCTCGCCGAGCCGATGCGGCTGCGGCTGGTGCACGCGCTCTTCGAGGCCGAAAAGAGCGTCAACACCCTGGTGGCTGAGACGGGCGGCACGCAGGCGAACATTTCCCGGCATCTGCAGACGCTCGCCAACGCGGGGGTGCTGACCCGGCGCAAGGAGGGACTGCAGGTCTTCTACGCGATCGGAGATCCCTCGGTGTACAAGCTGTGCGACCTGGTCTGCGGCAGCCTGGAGAAGCAGCTCGCCAAGCAGGCGGGGTCCCTCGGTGGCGGGGGGCGTGCGGTGGCCTGA
- a CDS encoding cytochrome c biogenesis protein CcdA: MESLFTQLTHALHGAPLVALGAAFVWGVLSIVLSPCHLASIPLIVGYLQGGSPVAPRRAATLSLLFALGILGSLAVLGALTAAAGRLLGDIGPGVSWVVAALLLIFGLHLAGTLPLPDAWRPTLGQPRRGAGGALLFGLVFGLALGPCTFGFVAPVLGLTFSLAGSAPLLAAGILALFALGHCAVIAFAGASSSWVQRWLDWQQGTAGATWLRRACGLLLVAAAIWLAFSAWPT, from the coding sequence ATGGAGTCGCTGTTCACCCAACTGACGCACGCGCTGCACGGCGCTCCGCTCGTGGCCTTGGGCGCAGCCTTTGTCTGGGGCGTGCTAAGCATCGTCCTCAGTCCCTGCCATCTCGCGAGCATTCCCCTCATCGTCGGCTATCTGCAGGGCGGCAGCCCCGTCGCCCCGCGACGCGCCGCGACGCTCTCCCTGTTGTTCGCGCTCGGCATCCTCGGATCACTCGCCGTCCTTGGCGCGCTCACCGCGGCCGCCGGACGCCTGCTGGGCGACATCGGGCCCGGCGTCTCGTGGGTCGTGGCCGCGTTGCTGCTCATCTTCGGCCTTCACCTCGCCGGCACGCTGCCCCTGCCTGACGCCTGGCGACCAACTCTGGGGCAACCACGCCGGGGTGCCGGCGGCGCCCTGCTTTTCGGCCTCGTGTTCGGCCTGGCATTGGGCCCCTGCACCTTCGGCTTCGTGGCGCCCGTGCTCGGACTGACCTTCAGCCTTGCCGGGTCCGCCCCGCTGCTTGCGGCGGGGATTCTGGCGCTGTTCGCCCTTGGACATTGCGCCGTGATCGCTTTCGCCGGCGCCTCCAGCAGCTGGGTTCAGCGCTGGCTCGACTGGCAGCAGGGCACCGCTGGCGCCACCTGGCTGCGCCGCGCCTGCGGCCTGCTGCTCGTCGCCGCGGCGATCTGGCTCGCGTTCTCCGCCTGGCCTACCTGA
- a CDS encoding DUF6132 family protein — MFLRFLLPMAVGALLGAALGYYGQCSSGTCPLTSTWWRGALYGASLGLLLGATSSRSA, encoded by the coding sequence ATGTTCCTGCGCTTCCTCCTGCCCATGGCCGTCGGCGCGCTCCTCGGCGCCGCCCTGGGCTACTATGGCCAGTGCTCCTCCGGCACCTGCCCTCTCACCTCCACCTGGTGGCGCGGCGCCCTCTACGGCGCCTCCCTCGGCCTCCTGCTCGGCGCCACCTCCTCCCGCTCCGCCTGA
- a CDS encoding YidC/Oxa1 family insertase periplasmic-domain containing protein, producing the protein MDKKNTIIGASLLIAAFALFFLAPRSAPTTQPAIAQSATSSSTPAAAPVAAGNGAVTPAPSTTFATVAQDAANARITILANDYIEARLTNFGGAIREVAFKKYPEIQGKPEPYVFNRLHEDPILALADFPGLGRDLPYELVRATSTEVVYRAVLDGKIEVTRRYALTDPTKEGGDPYRLQHETTFRNLTDATLPLPRAALSLGTATLVNAADAGIYLNVTSHDGKSQTYTDRGELEGGGIGSWFGKPKPVRPVLEKPGTVVWAAVKNQFFASVYTPDQPGISTIARRIELPPFPSSGRPNIGMTGAERFDLPALAPKAEAKLSGALYVGPKEYTRIAKFAKGEDGVMQYARGISRVFLSGYVAPLENTLLNLAHKWVGNWGIAVILMTLMLKIVSLPFTIAASRSAKRMAKLQPELKALREKYKDNPQKQQQATMELFKAHKVNPVGGCIPILITMPLFFGFYAMLISAAELRFQPFLWASDLSAPDTIGHLFGFPINIMPLLMGATMIIQMRLTPQPSMDNAQAMMMKFMPIVFIAFCYNFSCALALYSTINGLFSIGQQLVINRMRDDGDPATPAAVPGKPTGSGRPVKNVTPKGGKR; encoded by the coding sequence ATGGACAAAAAGAACACCATCATCGGCGCGAGCCTGCTCATCGCCGCGTTTGCCCTCTTCTTCCTGGCTCCGCGTTCCGCGCCCACGACCCAGCCGGCCATCGCCCAGTCAGCCACCTCGTCCAGCACGCCGGCTGCGGCGCCGGTCGCCGCCGGCAACGGCGCGGTCACGCCCGCCCCTTCGACGACTTTTGCCACCGTCGCGCAGGATGCCGCCAACGCCCGGATCACCATCCTGGCCAACGACTATATCGAGGCCCGGCTGACGAACTTCGGCGGCGCGATCCGCGAGGTCGCGTTCAAGAAGTACCCCGAGATCCAGGGCAAGCCCGAGCCTTACGTCTTCAACCGCCTGCACGAGGATCCGATCCTCGCCCTCGCCGATTTTCCCGGCCTCGGCCGCGACCTGCCGTATGAACTCGTCCGCGCGACGAGCACCGAGGTCGTCTACCGCGCCGTGCTCGACGGCAAGATCGAGGTCACCCGGCGCTACGCGCTCACCGATCCGACCAAGGAGGGCGGCGACCCCTACCGGCTCCAGCACGAGACGACCTTCCGCAATCTGACCGACGCGACGCTGCCGCTGCCGCGCGCGGCGCTCAGCCTGGGCACCGCCACCCTCGTCAACGCCGCTGACGCCGGCATCTACCTCAACGTCACCTCGCACGACGGCAAGAGCCAGACCTACACCGATCGCGGTGAGCTCGAGGGCGGCGGCATCGGTTCCTGGTTCGGCAAGCCGAAGCCCGTCCGTCCGGTGCTCGAGAAGCCCGGCACCGTCGTCTGGGCCGCGGTCAAGAACCAGTTCTTCGCCAGCGTCTACACGCCCGACCAGCCCGGTATCAGCACGATCGCGCGGCGCATCGAGCTCCCGCCCTTCCCCAGTTCCGGCCGGCCCAACATCGGCATGACCGGCGCCGAGCGGTTCGACCTCCCCGCCCTCGCGCCCAAGGCCGAGGCCAAGCTCAGCGGTGCCCTCTACGTCGGGCCCAAGGAATACACCCGCATCGCGAAGTTCGCGAAGGGCGAGGACGGCGTCATGCAGTACGCCCGCGGCATCTCCCGCGTCTTCCTCAGCGGCTACGTCGCCCCGCTCGAGAACACCCTCCTCAACCTCGCCCACAAGTGGGTCGGCAACTGGGGCATCGCGGTCATCCTGATGACGCTGATGCTGAAGATCGTCAGCCTGCCCTTCACCATCGCGGCCTCCCGCTCGGCCAAGCGCATGGCCAAGCTCCAGCCGGAGCTCAAGGCGCTCCGCGAGAAGTACAAGGACAACCCCCAGAAGCAGCAGCAGGCCACCATGGAGCTCTTCAAGGCCCACAAGGTGAACCCGGTCGGCGGCTGTATCCCAATCCTGATTACGATGCCGCTGTTCTTCGGCTTCTACGCCATGCTGATCAGCGCCGCCGAACTGCGCTTCCAGCCTTTCCTCTGGGCGTCCGACCTCTCCGCGCCCGACACCATCGGCCACCTCTTCGGCTTCCCCATCAACATCATGCCGCTGCTCATGGGCGCCACGATGATCATCCAGATGCGACTCACCCCGCAGCCGTCGATGGACAACGCCCAGGCCATGATGATGAAGTTCATGCCGATCGTCTTCATCGCGTTCTGCTACAACTTCTCCTGCGCCCTCGCGCTCTACTCCACGATCAACGGCCTCTTCAGCATCGGGCAGCAGCTCGTGATCAATCGCATGCGCGATGACGGCGATCCCGCCACGCCCGCCGCCGTGCCCGGCAAACCGACCGGCTCCGGCCGGCCCGTCAAGAACGTCACCCCCAAGGGCGGCAAGCGCTGA
- a CDS encoding methionine biosynthesis protein MetW, whose amino-acid sequence MSSATSSSVSPAGAAPVTATAAQPVEKRTVDMQIIGDWVEPNTRVLDLGCGAGALLDYLVQSKQVSAVGVDLDFRQITACVRRGLSAYQGEMTEFLRAFPDKHFDRVICSRTVQELSDPTVVILEALRVGRRLTVGFVNHGFWKNRVNMLLRGRKIRNEVYTTEWFESQPANPVTIADFEHFCVVKGIRIVRRVHLGGNWHDPCRALPNLLAGYALYDLAK is encoded by the coding sequence ATGTCGTCCGCCACCTCCAGCTCCGTTTCGCCCGCCGGCGCCGCGCCCGTGACCGCGACCGCCGCCCAGCCGGTCGAGAAGCGTACCGTCGACATGCAGATCATCGGTGACTGGGTGGAGCCCAACACGCGGGTGCTCGACCTCGGCTGCGGCGCGGGCGCGCTCCTCGATTATCTCGTGCAATCGAAGCAGGTGTCGGCCGTCGGCGTGGACCTCGACTTTCGCCAGATCACGGCGTGCGTCCGTCGCGGCCTCTCGGCGTACCAGGGGGAGATGACCGAGTTCCTCCGCGCGTTTCCCGACAAGCACTTCGATCGGGTGATCTGCTCGCGCACGGTGCAGGAGCTCTCGGATCCCACGGTCGTCATCCTGGAGGCCCTGCGTGTGGGGCGGCGGCTTACCGTCGGTTTCGTCAACCACGGCTTCTGGAAGAACCGCGTGAACATGCTGCTCCGCGGCCGCAAGATTCGGAACGAGGTTTACACGACCGAGTGGTTCGAGAGCCAGCCCGCCAATCCGGTCACGATCGCCGACTTCGAGCACTTCTGCGTCGTGAAGGGCATCCGCATCGTCCGCCGCGTGCACCTCGGCGGCAACTGGCACGACCCGTGCCGCGCGCTGCCCAACCTGCTGGCCGGCTACGCGCTCTACGATCTGGCGAAATAG
- the yidD gene encoding membrane protein insertion efficiency factor YidD, whose translation MTSSAPTPSAPAASALSRAWHALTRLPASILLGAIRFYQRLISPALPVVTLGACACRFSPSCSHYAADAVRTHGAIVGTWLAVIRLLKCTPLHPGGFDPVPPRRDRRKPVCRPAAFAN comes from the coding sequence ATGACGTCCTCGGCTCCGACCCCATCCGCCCCTGCGGCCTCCGCCCTTTCCCGCGCCTGGCACGCGCTCACCCGCCTCCCGGCGTCGATCCTGCTCGGGGCGATCCGGTTCTACCAGCGGCTCATCTCTCCCGCGCTGCCCGTCGTCACCCTCGGCGCCTGCGCCTGCCGCTTCAGCCCGAGCTGCTCCCACTATGCCGCCGATGCCGTGCGCACCCACGGCGCCATCGTCGGAACCTGGCTCGCCGTCATCCGTCTGCTGAAGTGCACCCCGTTGCACCCCGGCGGTTTTGACCCCGTGCCCCCGCGCCGCGACCGACGGAAGCCGGTCTGCCGCCCCGCCGCCTTCGCCAACTGA
- a CDS encoding homoserine O-acetyltransferase gives MTDDVEVQADPLASPRWLAPGDVGFVAPHDFVYTQPFTFQSGQQIPGFTIRYETYGQLNAARDNAVLICHALSGDHHCAGWHSEQDRKPGWWNNLIGPGKAVDTRRFFVVCTNVLGGCQGSTGPLSINPATGRPYGVSFPFVTISDMVHAQKALLDHLGVTQLHTVIGGSMGGMQALQFAIEYPRFTRRVLAMATTARESAQAIAFNEVGRHAIMQDPAWNAGDYPRDGGPRVGLAIARMMAHITYVSDASMDRKFGRRKKEVTGADALTFEPQFEVAGYLRHQGISFINRFDANSYLYITRALDQFDLAQAYGSLEAAFAPVEAETLVVGFTSDWLFPPEQNRDLALALLRAGKRASYAELSTDLGHDSFLLESEELYALVRAFIERDNQYTFDFTI, from the coding sequence ATGACCGACGACGTCGAAGTCCAGGCTGACCCGCTGGCATCGCCCCGCTGGCTCGCGCCCGGTGATGTCGGCTTCGTGGCGCCGCACGACTTTGTCTATACCCAGCCGTTCACTTTTCAGAGCGGGCAGCAGATCCCGGGGTTCACAATCCGCTACGAGACCTACGGCCAGCTCAACGCTGCGCGCGACAACGCCGTGCTCATCTGCCACGCGTTGAGCGGCGACCACCACTGCGCCGGCTGGCACTCCGAACAGGACCGCAAGCCCGGCTGGTGGAACAACCTCATCGGCCCGGGCAAGGCGGTGGACACGCGCCGCTTCTTCGTCGTCTGCACCAACGTCCTCGGCGGCTGCCAGGGATCCACCGGGCCGTTGTCCATCAACCCCGCCACCGGCCGGCCGTACGGCGTCAGTTTCCCGTTCGTCACGATCAGCGACATGGTCCACGCCCAGAAGGCCCTGCTCGACCATCTCGGCGTGACCCAGTTGCACACCGTGATCGGCGGCTCGATGGGCGGCATGCAGGCGCTGCAGTTTGCGATCGAGTACCCGCGCTTCACCCGGCGGGTGCTCGCCATGGCCACGACCGCGCGCGAAAGCGCCCAGGCCATCGCGTTCAACGAGGTCGGCCGGCACGCCATCATGCAGGACCCGGCCTGGAACGCGGGCGACTACCCACGCGACGGCGGCCCCCGCGTCGGCCTCGCGATCGCCCGCATGATGGCGCACATCACGTACGTTTCCGACGCCAGCATGGACCGGAAGTTCGGCCGCCGGAAGAAGGAGGTCACGGGCGCCGATGCGCTGACGTTCGAGCCGCAGTTCGAAGTCGCCGGCTACCTGCGGCACCAGGGCATCAGCTTCATCAACCGTTTCGACGCCAACTCGTACCTTTATATCACCCGGGCCCTCGATCAGTTCGACTTGGCGCAGGCCTATGGTTCGCTCGAGGCGGCCTTCGCTCCCGTCGAGGCCGAGACCCTGGTCGTCGGCTTCACCAGCGACTGGCTGTTCCCGCCCGAGCAGAATCGCGACCTCGCGCTGGCCCTGCTGCGCGCCGGCAAGCGCGCCTCCTACGCCGAGCTGTCCACCGATCTCGGCCACGACTCCTTCCTGCTCGAGTCGGAGGAGCTTTACGCCCTCGTCCGCGCCTTCATCGAACGCGACAACCAGTACACGTTCGATTTCACCATCTAG